The proteins below come from a single Caulobacter flavus genomic window:
- a CDS encoding FecR family protein has translation MSLSIVPTSQAREEAADWFARLKKRHVAAADLEAFRIWRKKPGHKEAYDEVDAFWRKSGAVAGHPEIKASVEDALKRSEPRAGRRPGWSIKPALGAMLGLTGAAILLGGGYLATAPRGYTTEVGEQRTLQLSDGSTLMLDTASKVTVAISGKRRELRLVRGQAMFDVAHDPARPFVVVAGDTSITALGTRFDVRREQDGARVTLLRGAVEVRAAAKSGERTWRLSPGQGLSTQQLTPKVASIDTEAATSWTRRQLIFRGVPLGEAVAEVNRYDRAKIELDIGEMAEDRMSGVFDAGDMETFIGAIAEMHDLAIDRSRPGLVRLTRKSENKPS, from the coding sequence ATGAGTCTTTCGATCGTCCCGACAAGCCAAGCTCGCGAAGAGGCGGCCGACTGGTTTGCGCGGCTGAAGAAGCGACATGTCGCCGCCGCTGACCTTGAGGCGTTTCGCATCTGGCGCAAGAAGCCGGGTCACAAGGAGGCCTACGACGAGGTCGACGCTTTTTGGCGCAAGAGCGGCGCCGTCGCTGGTCATCCCGAGATCAAGGCGAGCGTCGAAGACGCCCTGAAGCGGAGCGAACCCCGTGCGGGGCGCCGCCCTGGCTGGAGCATCAAGCCCGCGCTCGGCGCCATGTTAGGCCTCACCGGCGCGGCGATCCTCCTGGGCGGCGGGTATCTTGCCACCGCACCACGCGGCTACACCACCGAGGTCGGCGAGCAGCGGACCCTGCAGTTGTCGGACGGTTCGACCCTGATGCTGGACACCGCCAGCAAGGTCACCGTCGCCATCTCCGGCAAGCGCCGGGAGCTGCGCCTGGTCCGTGGGCAGGCCATGTTTGATGTCGCCCACGATCCGGCGCGGCCGTTTGTCGTCGTCGCCGGCGACACCTCGATCACGGCCTTGGGGACGCGCTTCGATGTTCGACGCGAACAGGACGGGGCGCGGGTGACGCTGCTGCGGGGGGCGGTCGAAGTCCGTGCGGCGGCTAAGTCCGGTGAGCGCACTTGGCGGCTGTCGCCGGGGCAGGGTCTTTCGACCCAGCAGCTTACGCCGAAGGTGGCGTCGATCGACACCGAAGCCGCGACGAGTTGGACGCGGCGCCAGTTGATCTTCCGCGGGGTCCCCCTCGGAGAGGCGGTCGCCGAGGTCAATCGATACGACCGGGCGAAGATCGAGCTCGATATAGGCGAGATGGCCGAAGACCGAATGTCGGGCGTGTTCGACGCCGGCGACATGGAAACCTTCATCGGCGCGATCGCCGAGATGCACGACCTGGCCATCGACAGATCTCGGCCTGGCCTCGTTCGGCTCACCCGCAAGTCGGAGAACAAGCCGAGCTGA